In Thermococcus sp. JdF3, a genomic segment contains:
- a CDS encoding monovalent cation/H+ antiporter complex subunit F, which yields MIGINIYLALIAIATLLSVYRVFRGPTTVDRLVAVDIMTTITAGLMVLFALYYERMIFLDVALVYAILAFGGVIAFARYMEGGL from the coding sequence ATGATAGGGATAAACATCTACCTCGCCCTGATAGCGATAGCAACGCTGCTCAGCGTGTACAGGGTTTTCAGAGGGCCAACCACGGTTGACAGACTGGTGGCCGTTGACATCATGACCACCATCACCGCTGGACTCATGGTGCTTTTCGCACTCTACTACGAGCGCATGATATTCCTCGACGTGGCCCTGGTCTACGCGATACTCGCCTTCGGTGGAGTCATAGCATTCGCGCGCTACATGGAGGGAGGACTATGA
- a CDS encoding Na(+)/H(+) antiporter subunit B gives MLKRALAIISLLLIGYWIAQGLAGVPFGQDRMLVAQYYLDHVKEQTGAVNAVTAIVVNYRGFDTLGEVTVLFIASTGVGALLWRRKKQRTAKTEGSIVLTTGTRLLVPFVMLFGAYIFIHGHLTPGGGFPGGATIATAFLLLYMAFVQYEIPHKAFEKVEGAVGVSYVLVGLIGLAIGGYFLYDWIWQDWGFGVDNIGRLLSGGFIPIIYTIIGLKVGTELSGIIDNMLKEEVSE, from the coding sequence ATGCTCAAACGTGCGCTCGCGATAATTTCCCTGCTCCTCATAGGCTACTGGATTGCCCAGGGACTCGCCGGAGTTCCCTTCGGGCAGGACAGGATGCTCGTCGCCCAGTACTACCTTGACCACGTTAAGGAACAGACCGGCGCGGTCAACGCCGTCACCGCAATAGTCGTTAACTACCGTGGATTCGATACCCTCGGTGAGGTCACCGTTCTGTTCATAGCCTCAACCGGCGTGGGTGCTCTCCTCTGGAGGAGGAAGAAGCAGAGGACCGCCAAAACCGAGGGCTCGATAGTTCTCACGACCGGAACCAGGCTCCTCGTGCCGTTCGTGATGCTCTTCGGTGCGTACATCTTCATCCACGGACACCTCACCCCTGGAGGAGGATTCCCCGGCGGAGCCACCATAGCGACCGCGTTCCTGCTGCTCTACATGGCGTTCGTCCAGTATGAGATACCCCACAAGGCCTTTGAGAAGGTCGAGGGTGCCGTCGGAGTGAGCTACGTTCTCGTTGGTCTCATAGGCCTTGCCATAGGTGGCTACTTCCTCTACGACTGGATATGGCAGGACTGGGGCTTCGGCGTTGACAACATCGGCAGGCTCCTCAGCGGAGGATTCATCCCCATAATCTACACCATCATCGGCCTCAAGGTCGGCACCGAGCTGAGCGGAATCATCGACAACATGCTCAAGGAGGAGGTGAGCGAATGA
- a CDS encoding Na+/H+ antiporter subunit E, producing MGEASKISRYLYTVIVLFLIWLAITASLDVQELGFGLLLSLIVAAFTYEIFTTNGLANLHPRRIAYMIAYIPYFLWAMIKANIDVAYRVLHPKRPIRPGIVKCRTVLSSDVGKLALANSITLTPGTITLDVDDDEYFIHWIWVPDEALVESEEEHVKASSEGITVPFEKFLKVIFG from the coding sequence ATGGGAGAGGCAAGCAAAATAAGCAGATACCTGTACACGGTGATTGTACTGTTCTTGATATGGCTGGCCATAACGGCCAGTCTGGACGTGCAGGAACTTGGATTCGGCCTACTGCTGTCGCTCATAGTCGCGGCATTCACCTACGAGATATTCACCACCAACGGCCTGGCGAACCTCCATCCCAGGAGGATAGCGTACATGATAGCCTACATACCCTACTTCCTGTGGGCGATGATTAAGGCCAACATCGACGTTGCCTACAGGGTTCTACACCCCAAGAGACCCATAAGGCCCGGAATAGTGAAGTGCAGAACCGTTCTCAGCAGCGACGTTGGAAAGCTCGCCCTGGCCAACTCGATAACACTGACCCCAGGAACAATAACCCTCGATGTCGACGACGATGAGTACTTCATCCACTGGATATGGGTTCCCGATGAGGCCCTTGTCGAGAGCGAAGAGGAGCACGTTAAGGCCTCCTCCGAGGGAATAACCGTTCCCTTCGAAAAGTTCCTGAAGGTGATCTTCGGATGA
- a CDS encoding DUF4040 domain-containing protein → MNCITCIEYIIVGIMIISAVLAVEWKDLLAAAVGMAAVSLFASLLFFMLQAPDVAMTEAAIGAALSGAIFIFAIKRTQRFETEEEEKPGWWVRW, encoded by the coding sequence ATGAACTGCATAACCTGCATTGAATACATTATAGTCGGCATCATGATAATCTCCGCTGTGCTCGCCGTCGAGTGGAAGGACCTCCTGGCGGCGGCGGTTGGAATGGCGGCGGTGAGTCTCTTCGCCTCACTGCTGTTCTTCATGCTGCAGGCACCGGACGTGGCGATGACAGAAGCGGCCATAGGCGCGGCGCTCAGCGGTGCGATATTCATCTTCGCCATCAAGAGAACCCAGCGCTTTGAGACCGAGGAAGAGGAGAAGCCCGGCTGGTGGGTGAGGTGGTGA
- a CDS encoding DUF354 domain-containing protein produces MKVWIDITNAPHVHFFKGIIRELEKAGHEVLITTREFDGLTGILDMYGFDYYVVGRHGGATLEGKLVAGTERMYRLSKLIVEEKPDLALYKHSAEAPRVAFGLQIPSIGFVDNETAVGQNKLILPYTELLVFPKAIDAYELIRCGADPNGMRPINGFSELSHLYGFVPNRKVLNKLGVRRNEYLVMRTEPVKANYFNGHGKSILEDVIPLLPEVPIVLFPRTPEQRERFERFDNVIMPEEPVDSLSLLYYARLMIGAGGTMNREAIALGTPTISTYPGRLLAVTRWLIEKGVKFHSTDPVKVAMMAERMMEMNGSYRAYLRSIVSGFENPMDVILGEIETYEEFGTFSAVKIGEAGASEARNPGSYVGLNEGRDEKEQN; encoded by the coding sequence ATGAAGGTATGGATAGACATCACGAACGCTCCTCACGTTCACTTCTTCAAGGGTATAATCAGGGAACTCGAAAAGGCCGGGCATGAGGTTTTAATAACCACGCGCGAATTCGACGGCCTCACGGGCATCCTCGACATGTACGGGTTCGATTACTACGTCGTCGGAAGGCACGGTGGGGCAACCCTCGAGGGCAAGCTCGTGGCCGGTACCGAGAGGATGTACCGCCTCAGCAAGCTCATAGTGGAGGAGAAGCCCGACCTGGCTCTGTACAAGCACTCCGCGGAGGCACCGCGCGTCGCCTTTGGTCTTCAGATTCCTTCGATAGGCTTCGTGGACAACGAAACCGCCGTTGGCCAGAACAAGCTCATACTCCCCTACACTGAGCTCCTGGTGTTTCCCAAGGCCATAGATGCATATGAGCTGATCAGGTGCGGCGCCGACCCCAACGGCATGAGACCGATAAACGGCTTCTCCGAGCTGTCTCACCTCTACGGCTTTGTTCCCAACCGGAAGGTTTTGAACAAGCTCGGCGTCAGGAGGAACGAGTACCTCGTCATGCGCACCGAGCCAGTGAAGGCCAACTACTTCAACGGACACGGAAAGAGCATCCTTGAGGACGTTATACCCCTCCTCCCAGAGGTGCCCATAGTTCTCTTCCCCAGGACTCCTGAGCAGAGGGAGCGCTTTGAGCGCTTTGACAACGTGATCATGCCGGAGGAGCCCGTTGATAGCCTCAGCCTGCTCTACTACGCCAGGCTTATGATAGGGGCGGGGGGAACAATGAACCGTGAGGCCATAGCCCTCGGAACCCCAACGATCTCCACATACCCCGGCAGACTGCTCGCAGTGACCCGGTGGCTCATCGAGAAGGGCGTCAAGTTCCACTCAACCGACCCCGTGAAGGTTGCCATGATGGCCGAGCGCATGATGGAGATGAACGGAAGTTACAGAGCTTACCTCAGGAGCATTGTGAGCGGCTTTGAGAACCCCATGGACGTCATACTCGGTGAAATCGAGACGTACGAAGAGTTTGGAACGTTCAGCGCGGTGAAGATTGGGGAGGCGGGAGCCTCAGAGGCCCGCAACCCTGGGAGTTACGTAGGCCTCAATGAGGGCCGCGACGAAAAGGAGCAGAACTGA
- a CDS encoding UDP-N-acetyl-D-mannosamine dehydrogenase codes for MRDRIERRTAEIAVIGLGYIGLPTAIMFANAGFNVTGYEIRTDVVERINSGKAHIVEPDIDDLLRKAIESGKLRATSNPADIREKDVYIICVQTPLREDRTPNLTYLESAVETVAKAMKPGALIVIESTIPPLTTVRMAGLIEELTGLKPGRDFYMVHAPERVMPGRIFKELVYNSRIFGGITPESAGLAERLYRSFVKGQTFKTSSTVSEVVKLMENTFRDVNIALANEFAYLAHQYGINVFEAIELANTHPRVRIHVPGIGVGGHCLPKDPHLLVWPAKDDFGLIKLAREINDGMPLLVKDLLFEALRTINLPPEKAVVVVLGLAYKGDSDDTRNSPASAFIGAIVDDVAEVRTYDPFVEGTHSSIEEALRGADAVVIATDHTAFRSLDWETLGKLMRNRVLIDGRRVVDVPPEGFVFKGVGRGEY; via the coding sequence ATGAGGGACAGGATAGAGAGGAGAACGGCAGAGATAGCTGTCATTGGCCTCGGGTACATCGGCCTCCCAACTGCGATAATGTTCGCCAACGCGGGCTTCAATGTTACCGGATATGAAATAAGGACTGACGTTGTTGAGAGGATAAACTCCGGAAAGGCCCACATAGTCGAGCCGGATATAGACGATCTCCTCAGGAAGGCCATTGAGAGCGGAAAGCTGCGGGCAACGTCGAACCCCGCCGACATCAGAGAAAAGGACGTTTACATAATCTGTGTCCAAACGCCCCTGAGGGAGGACAGGACGCCCAACCTCACATACCTGGAAAGCGCCGTTGAAACCGTCGCAAAGGCGATGAAGCCGGGCGCACTCATCGTTATCGAGAGCACCATTCCCCCGCTCACGACGGTTAGAATGGCCGGGCTCATAGAGGAACTGACCGGATTGAAGCCGGGAAGGGATTTCTACATGGTTCACGCGCCGGAGAGGGTGATGCCGGGCAGGATATTCAAAGAGCTGGTGTACAACTCGCGCATCTTTGGCGGGATAACCCCCGAAAGCGCCGGGCTCGCCGAGAGGCTCTACCGCTCCTTTGTCAAAGGACAGACGTTCAAAACCAGCTCCACCGTCAGTGAGGTCGTCAAGCTCATGGAGAACACGTTCAGGGACGTCAACATCGCCCTAGCGAACGAGTTTGCCTACCTCGCCCACCAGTACGGGATAAACGTCTTCGAGGCCATAGAGCTCGCCAATACCCATCCGCGGGTTAGGATTCACGTTCCGGGAATAGGCGTTGGCGGCCACTGCCTTCCAAAGGACCCCCACCTTCTCGTCTGGCCGGCGAAGGATGATTTTGGCCTCATAAAACTCGCGAGAGAGATAAACGATGGAATGCCGCTCCTCGTCAAGGACCTCCTTTTCGAGGCGCTGAGAACCATCAACCTCCCGCCGGAAAAGGCCGTGGTCGTTGTCCTCGGGCTGGCTTACAAGGGCGACAGCGACGACACCAGGAACTCCCCCGCGTCAGCGTTTATAGGGGCCATCGTGGACGACGTGGCAGAGGTGAGAACGTACGACCCGTTCGTGGAAGGAACCCACAGCAGCATCGAGGAGGCCCTGAGGGGCGCCGATGCCGTGGTCATAGCGACGGATCACACCGCCTTCAGATCCCTCGACTGGGAAACTCTCGGGAAGCTCATGCGGAACCGCGTCCTCATCGACGGCCGCCGCGTGGTCGATGTGCCGCCCGAAGGGTTCGTCTTCAAAGGCGTTGGGAGGGGAGAGTATTGA
- the wecB gene encoding non-hydrolyzing UDP-N-acetylglucosamine 2-epimerase: MKPAFVFGTRPEIIKLAPVIRAFEGRGVKPLLIHTGQHYDYEMSRVFLEELGLPEIDYHLEVGSGTQAEQTGTAMIKIEKVLMDERPDVVLVQGDTNTVLAGALASVKLKIPVAHVEAGLRSFDRTMPEEINRILADHASEVLFPPTEEARKNLECEGITENVYIVGNTVVDAVLQNAEVAERKSDVLERFGLRPREYVLITAHRAENTDSRENLERLIEILEGLPIRAVYPMHPRTRGRLEEFGLWERMASIENLTVTKPLGYLDFLKLERNAFAIMTDSGGVQEEAIILNVPCLTLRYNTERPETVAAGGNVLVGLEKERALGHLQKLLEDREFYRKMAEAANPFGDGKAGERIAEILLELHKRGELMVKGSRFI, from the coding sequence TTGAAGCCCGCCTTTGTATTCGGAACCAGGCCGGAGATAATAAAGCTCGCCCCGGTTATAAGGGCGTTTGAGGGGAGGGGAGTTAAGCCGCTCCTAATACATACCGGACAGCACTACGACTACGAGATGAGCAGGGTCTTCCTGGAGGAGCTCGGGCTTCCGGAGATCGATTACCACCTTGAGGTCGGTTCGGGAACCCAGGCGGAGCAGACGGGAACCGCGATGATTAAGATCGAGAAGGTCCTGATGGATGAGAGGCCAGACGTCGTGCTCGTTCAGGGGGACACCAACACCGTCCTGGCCGGGGCTCTGGCCAGCGTCAAGCTCAAAATCCCAGTTGCCCACGTGGAGGCGGGCCTAAGAAGCTTTGACCGGACGATGCCGGAGGAGATAAACCGCATCCTGGCAGACCACGCGAGCGAGGTTCTCTTTCCCCCAACGGAGGAGGCCCGGAAAAACCTGGAGTGCGAGGGCATAACGGAGAACGTTTACATCGTTGGCAACACCGTCGTTGATGCCGTCCTGCAGAACGCGGAGGTCGCCGAGAGGAAGAGCGACGTCCTGGAAAGGTTCGGCCTGAGGCCAAGGGAGTACGTTCTGATAACAGCCCACCGGGCCGAGAACACCGACAGCAGGGAGAACCTCGAAAGACTCATTGAGATTCTGGAAGGGCTTCCAATAAGGGCAGTCTATCCGATGCATCCCCGCACGAGGGGCAGGCTGGAGGAGTTCGGCCTCTGGGAGAGAATGGCCTCAATAGAGAACCTGACCGTGACAAAGCCCCTCGGCTACCTCGACTTCCTGAAGCTCGAGAGGAACGCCTTCGCGATAATGACCGACTCAGGCGGCGTCCAGGAGGAGGCGATAATCCTAAACGTGCCCTGCCTAACGCTTCGCTACAACACCGAGAGGCCGGAAACCGTCGCCGCGGGCGGCAACGTTCTCGTAGGCCTGGAAAAGGAGCGCGCCCTGGGGCATCTCCAGAAACTCCTGGAGGACAGGGAGTTCTACAGGAAAATGGCCGAGGCAGCGAATCCGTTCGGCGACGGAAAGGCCGGGGAGAGGATAGCGGAAATTCTGCTGGAGCTCCATAAGAGGGGCGAGCTGATGGTTAAGGGCTCAAGGTTTATTTAA
- a CDS encoding proton-conducting transporter membrane subunit, whose product MNGQYASLLIALPLIGAFFVPLIKGAGKKAVKYYLIAITAVQTGIAAWVFQQVYSTGKPIIVMAGAWRPPVGINLYIGHFAALFVLIVAAVSFMMAVFSLRAIEVEPIDKYAMLFLLLMLGATGMIATGDIFNLFVFMEITAISAYALTAYNKTGEAAEASMKYIILGGIGSSFFLIGIALIYGSLGTLNMAQIAQLAGNMNATVAQVGLALIVFGLAVEAELFPLNAWAPDAYQAAPHPITAMFSAFVVKAGLYAMARLLYLMQAVESWGSVLKLLIIMATLTVFVAEFAALRQRNVKRMIAYSSIAQIGLIALAFALGTQSGVDAGVFHMVNHAIVKALLFLAVGHVAVTLGGAEMERFEGLGKRMPLTAFAITIGAIAAVGIPLFNVFWSKLRILLAAIGADYAWAAAVVLTASVVEAVYYFRLIHTMWFTGEGERINEGLAVSLMLLFLAALVIVIGVYPDYAWSIAQKAGNDIFNVAQYIKNVPLMGVGA is encoded by the coding sequence ATGAACGGGCAGTACGCTTCACTCCTCATAGCATTGCCCCTCATAGGTGCCTTCTTCGTGCCCCTGATAAAGGGCGCCGGAAAGAAGGCCGTTAAGTACTACCTCATAGCTATCACCGCAGTCCAGACCGGAATAGCGGCCTGGGTCTTCCAGCAGGTCTACTCCACCGGGAAGCCGATAATAGTTATGGCCGGCGCCTGGAGACCGCCCGTTGGAATCAACCTCTACATCGGCCACTTCGCGGCTCTCTTCGTGCTCATCGTTGCCGCGGTCAGCTTCATGATGGCCGTCTTCAGCCTCAGGGCCATCGAGGTCGAGCCGATAGACAAGTACGCCATGCTCTTCCTCCTGCTGATGCTCGGAGCCACCGGCATGATAGCGACGGGAGACATCTTCAACCTCTTCGTCTTCATGGAGATAACGGCCATAAGCGCCTACGCTTTAACCGCCTACAACAAGACTGGCGAAGCCGCGGAGGCCTCAATGAAGTACATTATCCTCGGAGGAATAGGCTCAAGCTTCTTCCTCATCGGCATAGCCCTCATCTACGGCTCGCTCGGAACCCTCAACATGGCCCAGATAGCCCAGCTCGCCGGTAACATGAACGCCACCGTCGCCCAGGTCGGACTGGCGCTTATAGTCTTCGGTTTGGCCGTTGAGGCCGAGCTCTTCCCGCTCAACGCCTGGGCGCCAGATGCATACCAGGCCGCGCCGCACCCGATAACGGCCATGTTCTCGGCCTTCGTCGTCAAGGCGGGCCTCTACGCGATGGCCAGGCTGCTTTACCTCATGCAGGCGGTGGAGAGCTGGGGTTCGGTCCTCAAGCTGCTCATAATAATGGCCACCCTCACCGTCTTCGTCGCCGAGTTCGCGGCACTGAGGCAGAGAAACGTCAAGAGAATGATAGCCTACTCCAGTATAGCCCAGATAGGCCTCATAGCCCTCGCCTTCGCCCTCGGGACCCAGAGCGGCGTCGATGCGGGAGTCTTCCACATGGTGAACCACGCCATAGTCAAGGCCCTCCTGTTCCTCGCCGTCGGGCACGTCGCGGTTACCCTCGGCGGGGCGGAGATGGAGAGGTTCGAGGGGCTTGGGAAGAGAATGCCCCTGACGGCCTTCGCCATAACCATCGGAGCCATAGCCGCCGTTGGAATACCGCTCTTCAACGTCTTCTGGAGCAAGCTCAGAATCCTCCTCGCCGCCATCGGCGCGGACTACGCCTGGGCCGCCGCGGTCGTCCTGACGGCCAGCGTCGTCGAGGCGGTCTATTACTTCAGGCTGATACACACAATGTGGTTCACCGGGGAGGGCGAAAGGATAAACGAGGGACTTGCCGTCAGCCTCATGCTGCTCTTCCTCGCGGCCCTCGTGATAGTCATAGGCGTTTACCCCGACTACGCCTGGAGCATCGCCCAGAAGGCTGGAAATGACATCTTCAATGTGGCCCAGTACATTAAGAACGTTCCACTGATGGGGGTGGGAGCATGA
- the mnhG gene encoding monovalent cation/H(+) antiporter subunit G codes for MNALAAIGEALVLIGTFFYLLSALGLIRMPDVYNRMQTSTKSATLGSLGVMVGVGIWALGTDFGSAAWLTKTVVIAVFLLLTNPISAHALIRAAYKSGIPLWEGSVVDKYREHLEAGEKKKAETPEASEETPEEGGEE; via the coding sequence ATGAACGCTCTGGCTGCGATAGGGGAAGCCCTCGTCCTCATAGGAACGTTCTTCTACTTGCTGTCAGCCCTGGGTCTCATCAGGATGCCCGACGTGTACAACAGGATGCAGACCTCGACCAAGAGTGCAACCCTTGGAAGCCTCGGTGTCATGGTTGGAGTTGGCATCTGGGCGCTCGGCACCGACTTCGGAAGTGCTGCCTGGCTAACCAAGACCGTGGTCATCGCGGTCTTCCTGCTGCTCACCAACCCGATAAGCGCCCACGCCCTCATAAGGGCCGCCTACAAGAGCGGAATCCCCCTCTGGGAGGGCAGCGTCGTCGATAAGTACCGCGAGCACCTGGAGGCGGGGGAGAAGAAAAAAGCGGAGACTCCCGAGGCCTCTGAAGAAACCCCCGAGGAGGGTGGTGAGGAATGA
- a CDS encoding radical SAM protein yields MIEVHLPHVTFEDAGESIRLVWRETLYADFDKGELARIIRRKYRVEPEITVRNGAMVIDTDYPGIEQYISIYIQNNLGALLRNRYTSRRVFYIHEGLDVPLLGYNAFGLIDRGTNLIQIRGVSGCNLSCVFCSVDEGPYSRTRKLDYVVDVDYLMKWFDEVARIKGRGLEAHLDGQGEPLIYPFRVELVQALREHLNVSVISMQSNGTLLTDKLVEELAEAGLDRVNLSLHSLDPDKARMLMGRKDYDLGHVLDMAEAMVNAGIDVLIAPVIIFGINDDEAEAFIEFARKIGAGKRWPALGFQNYIPYKFGRNPTIAKLVPFKDFYAWLRGLEEKTGMRPLVLKPKHFGMEKREFIPLSFRPGEIVRAEVVLPGRIKGEMLAKARNRLIEVINTTAEVGDMVRVRIVRTRHGIYIGTEI; encoded by the coding sequence ATGATCGAGGTTCACCTTCCCCACGTCACCTTTGAGGATGCCGGCGAGAGCATCAGGCTGGTCTGGAGAGAGACCCTCTACGCAGACTTCGACAAGGGCGAGCTGGCGAGAATTATACGGCGGAAGTACCGCGTTGAGCCGGAGATCACGGTACGCAACGGAGCCATGGTCATTGACACGGACTACCCCGGCATCGAGCAGTACATCTCGATATACATCCAGAACAACCTCGGCGCCCTCCTGAGAAACCGCTACACCAGCAGGAGGGTCTTCTATATCCACGAGGGACTTGACGTCCCGCTCCTGGGATACAACGCCTTCGGCCTGATTGACAGGGGGACCAACCTGATTCAGATTCGCGGCGTGAGCGGCTGCAACCTCAGCTGCGTCTTCTGCTCCGTTGATGAGGGGCCGTATTCGAGGACAAGGAAGCTCGACTATGTGGTTGACGTCGACTACCTCATGAAATGGTTCGACGAGGTCGCGAGGATAAAGGGGAGGGGCCTCGAGGCCCATCTCGACGGCCAGGGTGAGCCGCTCATCTATCCCTTCCGCGTTGAGCTCGTCCAGGCGCTCAGGGAGCACCTGAACGTGTCTGTAATCTCGATGCAGAGCAACGGGACACTCCTCACGGACAAACTCGTCGAGGAGCTGGCGGAGGCCGGCCTTGACCGTGTGAACCTTTCGCTCCACTCCCTCGATCCGGACAAGGCGAGGATGCTCATGGGCAGGAAGGACTACGACCTTGGGCACGTTCTGGACATGGCCGAGGCCATGGTGAACGCTGGAATCGACGTCCTCATCGCTCCGGTCATAATCTTCGGCATAAACGACGACGAGGCCGAGGCCTTCATAGAGTTCGCGAGGAAAATCGGCGCCGGGAAGCGCTGGCCGGCCCTCGGCTTCCAGAACTACATCCCCTACAAGTTCGGCAGGAACCCCACAATAGCTAAGCTTGTTCCTTTCAAGGACTTCTACGCCTGGCTCAGGGGGCTCGAGGAGAAAACCGGAATGAGGCCGCTCGTCCTGAAGCCGAAGCACTTCGGTATGGAGAAGCGCGAGTTCATCCCCCTCTCCTTCCGACCCGGGGAGATAGTCAGGGCGGAGGTCGTCCTCCCGGGGAGGATAAAGGGTGAGATGCTCGCGAAGGCCCGGAACCGCCTCATCGAGGTCATCAACACCACAGCCGAGGTTGGGGACATGGTGAGGGTGCGGATAGTCAGAACGAGGCACGGCATATACATTGGCACGGAGATTTAG
- a CDS encoding NADH-quinone oxidoreductase subunit K: MISVYYFGAISLILIGLYAVLVKKNLLKMLIGLSIMETGVNLLLVSVGYVAGRSAPILSEGIGPNQAVDPIPQALVLTAIVIGVATTAMALSVAMILHEKYGTLNVEEIRRLRG, translated from the coding sequence ATGATTTCAGTCTACTACTTCGGTGCCATCTCCCTCATACTGATAGGCCTCTACGCAGTCCTCGTTAAGAAGAACCTCCTTAAGATGCTCATCGGGCTGAGCATAATGGAGACCGGCGTGAACCTCCTCCTGGTCAGCGTCGGCTACGTTGCCGGAAGGAGCGCGCCCATACTGAGCGAGGGAATCGGGCCGAACCAGGCGGTCGATCCGATTCCCCAGGCGCTGGTTCTCACGGCAATAGTCATAGGCGTTGCCACCACCGCCATGGCCCTTAGCGTCGCCATGATACTCCACGAGAAGTACGGAACCCTTAACGTTGAGGAGATAAGGAGGTTGAGAGGATGA